The DNA window GTGCGACCGGGCGCTCGACTAATCCGTCTACTTGGAGCAGGAGCGACTTTGGAGCGGGCACATGTGAAATGTGCAAGCATGATGCTGCCTGGATAAACAGGGGCCGAGAGGACAGCTGTAGACCGGAAGGTAAGACGCCGACTTCGGCCCGCTGGGACTTTTCCTGTGAAATGTGACAATCAAACGGGACCCGCTCGACGCGTATGATCCCTCTTTGTACAACAGACGTCTTCCAAGTTCCCCAGAAGCTTATCTTTGGACCTTAAGAACTTAGGTGTCGGGTCGTATCGTTTATTCCTTGCGGTTCAATTCTATTTTCGATGACATGCAGAGTGAAGCTTGTATGAAATGCGTCGCAATGTGCGTGCGAGGATTTGCGCGCAGACAGTGCACCTGATGCGCTCGGCATCACCGGAAGGTGCCAcgacaaataaatacatctttttGTTGTCGCGAGCCCACAATAAAGACGCTATCTCCGGGCTTTCATCCATCTAATAGTTTGATAACTTATTGATTGGGCGGCCAAATTGTCTCAAGCTCTCTAATTACGGACGTGCGCCGCCTTAATGAAATAATCAGCGTTTGTCTACCTGTTGAGGGCGTCTGCGTGCGTGTGTGGCTTGATAAACGGCAGCGACACCTCTCAGTATGCAGACGTTATGCCCGCGACGTGACCGCCGGCAGACTAATCATCTGCGAGGCAAACTGTTGCCGTGCCTCTATCGACCTGCTGTCTGCTAATTGGATGCTTGGCCAACCAAAACTTAACACGGGACGCAGGAACAGCAACATTATATTATAGTCTTCAAACATTCTGGCCTTTGAATCGTTACATCCACTAACGATGCTCTTCCCCCCAGCTCACAGACCCCCAGCTGAAGCAGGGCAAACGCCTCATGCGCGGCACAGCCGAGGTCCGAGCGGATACGGGTCTGACCAAACATGGGCGTGCTCCAGCTACACAACCCCGCTCACCCCAGCACGCTCCTGCAGCGGGCCAACCAGATGCGCTTGACGGGAACCCTGTGTGACGTCATCATCACTGTGGATGGCCACGAGTTCCCGGCGCACCGCACTGTCCTGGCGTGTACCAGCAAAATGTTTGAGATCCTGTTCCACCGCAGCAGCCTGCGTTACGCCCTGGACTTTCTGTCCCCCAAGACCTTCCAGCAGATCCTGGAGTACGCTTACACGGCCTCGCTGCAGGCCACGGCTGAGGATCTCGACGATCTGCTGTACGCCGCAGAGATCCTGGAGATTGAGTTCCTGGAGGAGCAGTGCCTGAAAGTGCTGGAGACCATCCAGGCGGAGGAGAGCGAGGACGTGGTGGTGGGCAACCACGGTGACCGGGCCCGACACTGGAGACACATGATGTCCAAGAAGCATTCCATCCCAGATGGACCCACTTGCACCACTCCAACTGCTCTACACCACCTGGCGTTCTATCACATGACAGAGAGGAGCCCGCAGGGTACAGAGTCCGCTGCACCTCCCGAATTGAGCCCCAAACtagacatggacatggacatgacCCACCAGCCTCAGCGGGGAAACACAGAGGCCCCGACCCTTGAGCCTGTTGGGAGTATCAAGTCGGAGAACATGCAGGTGGATGAAGCAGACAGCTGTGTGGGCCGCTCCTCAAGCGCAGGAGACGAATGCTCCCCATCCCATCCGAGCAGGGATGAGGGCCCGGGAACGCCGCTGAGGAGCAGCGTGATCACAAGCACCCGAGAGCTGCACAGCAGCCCCGAAGACGGCGCCCCGGTGGTGGGGAGCTCCCTGGACTATTTCCCGGGGATAGCCGAGAAACACCTGGGCCCTCTGTACTCCGTCACCCCCAGCCGCACAGGGGAGGCCATGACACAGGTATCCCTTTCGGTGGCCCCGTCCCTGGGTGTGCCACTGGACCCGAGGGCCTATGGCAGCCTGCTGCACCAGGGCCTGCTGCACAGGGAGCTCCTCACCAGGCTGGGCCAGTTTGCGGCAGGAATGCGGCACGAGGGGTCCCCTCCGGGGCCGCAGTGCTGTGGCGAATGCGGGCTGCAGCTGCACAGCAGGCAGGCCATGGAGCAGCACAGGTAACGACACACACTGACACCGTTTGTTTTGCTAGCACTTGATAGGCCGGTACTCGGCACTGCACAGACGCCTGCCAAGGCCACACAAGCACAACGTTGTAGCACCTAGACTCTAGAATCGTGGATCTGCACAAAGAAACCGAAAATAGTCATTTGTACTGATGTACACATCATTGGTGGAAGTCATGATTACCAAAAACCCCAAAAGAACCCTCTAAGCAGGTGTGCTTATGCTTGTACTTTAAGCGAGCCAAGACTCAGAACACCGGCACTAGTTCGGACCCAAGGAGACATCTTGGGAAGTTGTGAAGCCTTACAGGGACTGATGATGACATGCAAGGCACAGGGAAGGATACCTTCAAGCTTCCTTGTGTTGATCCTTCCCGTATTGACAAGCTTGTCACTTCCCATTTGGTCTTTATGCGCTAAAAGTTAGCATTTAGCGCCATGCCATCTCCTATTAGTTGGACTGCAGGGGTTCATAATTGGCAGTTGATTCATTAAAGAAAGCAACACAATCCCTGACACGCACTCCAAATCGCAATCAGCATCCTGGACGGCACCAACCTCCGGACCCGTGTGACTGACATTTCAACATCGTGCCATCCTGACATCCTGTGGGATATTTAGTGATGTGCGGGGTTACTCATGGAGACGGACGCGCGCATGTCTGCGGGCCgctgagcgagagagagcgatgCTGTGGTGGTGGTTCTGCTTGAGGACGTAGTGAAGTTGCAGTAGGTCCGTAACCAGGTCACTGAGCATGCACCTGGTCTGCAGATTGACATTTGGTAGTGCCTGCTGACGGAATTTCTCCAGGAGCGACTTTAAACTGGACAAATCTCCTACATTTCAGCTCTCAAAGAGAGTTAACTCTTTGTGCACCAAGGAATTATTGCATTTTGTGGCTTTTGAGGATGGATGGTTTTGTTAGGAAGGTTTGACAGGAACTAAATGgtaaaaaagattttaaaaagccCAACCTTTTGCGCACTACACTCCTCCACACTggctcacttcctccttcctgtcatgtgggATTCTTGCATTGAGTTAATCGATGCCGAGCTAATGCTCTACTGCCACGTTGTGGCCGTTTTCATGACTTAAAAGTGCTCTGAAATACAGACGTTAGCTTAGTGCAGAGTTCATTGACCCCACTGTGAATTCCCGTGTGGTATGGTTCctagtagtatgtagtatgtagtatgtagtatgtagtagtaTGGGTCCTTATAGAATATTTATAGAATGCAAAATATCTTCGAGGATTGAAAACCTTTTCCCAACCTTCTAAGTGTTTATTACCATGGACCAGACTACCAgatttgcaaaaaaacaaatacaatgctTTTTAATCGCTTAATAGCTTACAACGTTCAGCATAGTTTTAGCGGTAGTATTCAGTGTGAGGCGGGCAAGTGCAGAGTTACAGTGTCTATGctgaaatatattttagttCAGTTAATGGCATTTTTAGTTTCAATGGTGAGAGAGAGAATAAGCAAAGTCTGGCGTGAGTAGAAACCCCCACTAGATATATATTTAAGAAATTCAGTCCTATTGTTTTGTCTGAGGGCACAGACTGTGCCACCGTCTTTGAACCATCAGTACATTTCATGGGCACTCCTCCACAACCCACTGTTTTAGTGTAtggaatattatttaatatacagtaatccctccttcatCACAGATCAtttgttccagacctgaccgtgatttctgcaattatttataaatagataCTATTTGTGGTTATGGCATACAAAACCTTATTCCAACcttccattattagagccctctagacatgaaataacacccctataattacatttatatt is part of the Doryrhamphus excisus isolate RoL2022-K1 chromosome 8, RoL_Dexc_1.0, whole genome shotgun sequence genome and encodes:
- the zbtb16b gene encoding zinc finger and BTB domain-containing protein 16-A → MGVLQLHNPAHPSTLLQRANQMRLTGTLCDVIITVDGHEFPAHRTVLACTSKMFEILFHRSSLRYALDFLSPKTFQQILEYAYTASLQATAEDLDDLLYAAEILEIEFLEEQCLKVLETIQAEESEDVVVGNHGDRARHWRHMMSKKHSIPDGPTCTTPTALHHLAFYHMTERSPQGTESAAPPELSPKLDMDMDMTHQPQRGNTEAPTLEPVGSIKSENMQVDEADSCVGRSSSAGDECSPSHPSRDEGPGTPLRSSVITSTRELHSSPEDGAPVVGSSLDYFPGIAEKHLGPLYSVTPSRTGEAMTQVSLSVAPSLGVPLDPRAYGSLLHQGLLHRELLTRLGQFAAGMRHEGSPPGPQCCGECGLQLHSRQAMEQHRRLHDDEKGHGCEYCGKHFQDSMRLRMHMLSHTAPAEALVCDQCGATFSSEEALDAHRLTHTGTDMAVFCLLCAKRFQTQKALQQHMEVHAGMHSYICSHCERPFPSHTTLKRHLRSHSGDHPFECEFCGSCFRDDGTLRGHKRIHTGEKPYECNSCGKRFSLKHQLETHYRVHTGEKPFECKLCHQRSRDYSAMIKHLRTHNGASPYQCTICQDFCPSLAAMQKHMKGHKPEEVPADWRIEKTYLYVCYV